Proteins encoded together in one Gemmatimonadota bacterium DH-78 window:
- a CDS encoding IS3 family transposase (programmed frameshift) has translation MANRSKYSRETRERAVRLVWETEGQHGSQWAAICSVAEKVGCTSETLRKWVRRAERDGGQRPGPTSSEQERIKALERENRELKRANEILRKASAYFGAGGARPPTPLMVAFIDDHRSEYGVEPICRVLPIAPSTYYTRKAIEAEPERASDRARRDAALRPEIRRVWQENFSVYGVRKVWRQLRREGAPVARCTVARLMREMGLRGAIRGRGFKVTTQPDECLDRPRDLVDRDFSARRPNELWVSDLTYVRTGSSFAYVAFVIDVFARRIVGWQVSNSLKSDLALNALEQAIAERRADGERALVHHSDRGSQYLSIRYTERLALAGIEPSVGSRGDSYDNALAESIIGLYKTELIYPRGPWTRLEDLELATLGWVWWFNHHRLLGPLGDIPPVEFEEQYHSRQAALPEPLALKSNTLR, from the exons ATGGCAAACCGATCGAAGTACTCCCGGGAGACACGGGAGCGGGCGGTCCGGCTGGTGTGGGAAACCGAAGGGCAGCACGGGTCGCAGTGGGCAGCGATCTGCTCAGTGGCCGAGAAGGTGGGCTGCACGTCCGAGACGCTGCGGAAGTGGGTTCGTCGCGCCGAGCGTGACGGCGGCCAGCGGCCGGGTCCGACGAGCAGCGAGCAGGAGCGGATCAAGGCACTCGAGCGCGAGAATCGCGAGTTGAAGCGAGCGAACGAAATCCTTCGCAAGGCATCCGCGTATTTCG GCGCAGGCGGAGCTCGACCGCCGACCCCGCTGATGGTGGCCTTCATCGACGACCACCGCTCCGAGTACGGAGTCGAGCCGATCTGCCGGGTTCTGCCGATCGCTCCATCGACCTACTACACGCGCAAGGCGATCGAGGCAGAACCGGAGCGGGCGTCGGACCGGGCCCGTCGCGATGCCGCGCTGCGTCCCGAGATCCGGCGCGTGTGGCAGGAGAACTTCTCGGTGTACGGCGTTCGGAAGGTCTGGAGGCAGCTGAGGCGCGAAGGCGCGCCCGTCGCCCGCTGCACCGTCGCCCGACTGATGCGGGAAATGGGGCTGCGTGGGGCCATCCGCGGCCGAGGCTTCAAGGTCACGACCCAGCCGGACGAGTGCCTGGATCGGCCCCGCGATCTGGTGGATCGCGACTTCTCCGCCCGCCGTCCGAACGAGCTTTGGGTCTCGGACCTGACCTACGTCCGGACCGGATCGAGCTTCGCCTACGTGGCCTTCGTGATCGACGTCTTCGCACGACGGATCGTCGGCTGGCAGGTGTCGAACTCGCTGAAGAGCGACCTGGCCCTGAACGCGCTGGAGCAGGCCATTGCGGAGCGGAGGGCCGACGGTGAGCGTGCCTTGGTGCATCACTCCGACCGCGGCTCTCAATACCTCAGTATTCGCTACACCGAGCGCCTGGCGCTGGCCGGCATCGAGCCCTCCGTCGGCAGCCGGGGCGACTCCTACGACAACGCCCTGGCCGAGTCGATCATCGGGCTCTACAAGACGGAGCTGATCTACCCTCGGGGCCCCTGGACTCGCCTCGAAGACCTCGAACTCGCCACCCTCGGCTGGGTCTGGTGGTTCAATCATCACCGCCTCCTCGGGCCCCTCGGTGACATCCCGCCCGTGGAGTTCGAAGAGCAGTACCATTCGCGTCAGGCCGCTCTCCCCGAGCCCCTGGCACTCAAGTCAAACACTCTCCGGTGA
- a CDS encoding carboxypeptidase-like regulatory domain-containing protein, with translation MSTMHRRAIEVGLALVALIGSNPAAAQVVRGVVLDPGLGQPVSQAWLVAEDSTGATLASTLADAGGRFSLRIGRLGTVELRVERIGYEPERRSVVVERSVEEMDIALSGRPIHLPAITVEGERRCDLTGAGDGRVVELWEAARTTLEVTRASTLERGYSVRATEFARSRDLANDEVLDEVRRARVDYTTSPYFAEDAATLARDGYVREEEGGYRYFGLSAETILSPAFLRSHCFSAVPAREGWDPREVGLAFEPVEPSERPDVTGVLWLDRETGALRRVEYRFTRHLLPMQVPLDAFGGSTHFEQQPDGRWVVSAWSLRMPEIERTIVLDELPAGVEERRPGRVRDLPPDAWALRGMGLAVREVGAEVLSITPLQAIGGSAVLAGRVVGGLALGSLAEVEIHVAGHPAPVRPAASGEFVVAGLPSGLRAITITGPWVDGFGALPLEREVTLAAGDTTRIEVATPSLESVLRARCEPGQAAVVGMLQSADGDPAAFATVRADWVGEWVDRSAGGLARIDSRRFEAAVLTDEHGAYALCGVPENQPLRLRYLTSDGDEERSDVRVPGTGVLRVDVAVRER, from the coding sequence ATGAGCACGATGCACCGGCGGGCCATCGAAGTCGGGCTGGCTCTCGTCGCGCTCATCGGTTCGAATCCGGCGGCGGCGCAGGTGGTTCGGGGCGTCGTACTCGACCCGGGCCTCGGCCAACCGGTCTCTCAGGCGTGGCTGGTGGCCGAAGACTCCACCGGCGCGACGCTGGCTTCCACCCTCGCCGATGCCGGCGGGCGTTTCTCGTTGCGGATCGGTCGGCTGGGCACCGTCGAGCTTCGGGTGGAGCGCATCGGCTACGAGCCGGAGCGTCGATCCGTCGTGGTGGAGCGGTCGGTGGAAGAGATGGACATCGCCCTGTCGGGGCGTCCCATCCACCTGCCCGCGATCACCGTCGAGGGCGAGCGGCGGTGCGATCTCACGGGCGCCGGCGACGGCCGGGTGGTCGAGCTCTGGGAGGCGGCGCGCACCACCCTCGAGGTCACCCGCGCCTCGACCCTCGAGCGCGGCTACTCGGTGCGGGCCACCGAGTTCGCGCGCAGTCGCGACCTGGCCAACGACGAGGTGCTCGACGAGGTGCGGCGAGCCCGGGTGGACTACACGACGTCCCCCTACTTCGCCGAAGACGCCGCAACGCTCGCACGCGACGGGTACGTGCGAGAGGAGGAGGGCGGGTACCGCTACTTCGGACTGTCGGCGGAGACCATCCTGTCTCCGGCTTTTCTGAGGTCGCACTGCTTCTCCGCCGTGCCGGCGAGGGAGGGGTGGGACCCGCGCGAAGTCGGGCTGGCCTTCGAGCCGGTCGAGCCGAGCGAGCGGCCCGACGTGACCGGGGTGCTCTGGCTCGATCGCGAAACCGGCGCGCTGAGGCGGGTGGAGTACCGCTTCACCCGGCACCTGCTTCCGATGCAGGTGCCACTCGACGCCTTCGGCGGGAGCACGCACTTCGAACAGCAGCCCGACGGCCGCTGGGTGGTGTCGGCGTGGTCGCTGCGCATGCCCGAGATCGAACGCACGATCGTGCTCGACGAGCTCCCTGCTGGAGTGGAGGAGCGGCGGCCGGGGCGGGTCCGCGACCTGCCGCCCGACGCCTGGGCGCTCAGGGGGATGGGACTCGCCGTGCGCGAGGTGGGCGCCGAGGTGCTGTCGATCACGCCGCTCCAGGCGATCGGTGGCTCGGCCGTGCTCGCAGGTCGGGTCGTGGGTGGCCTCGCACTGGGGTCGCTGGCCGAGGTGGAGATCCACGTGGCGGGCCACCCCGCGCCGGTGCGCCCCGCCGCGTCCGGCGAGTTCGTGGTGGCCGGGCTGCCGTCCGGGCTCCGGGCGATCACCATCACCGGCCCGTGGGTCGACGGCTTCGGCGCACTGCCCCTCGAACGCGAGGTGACGTTGGCGGCGGGAGACACCACTCGCATCGAGGTGGCGACGCCTTCGCTCGAGTCGGTGCTCCGAGCCCGCTGCGAGCCCGGCCAGGCGGCCGTGGTCGGGATGCTGCAGTCCGCCGATGGAGACCCCGCCGCCTTCGCCACCGTACGGGCCGACTGGGTGGGGGAATGGGTCGATCGCTCGGCCGGCGGACTCGCCCGCATCGACAGCCGGCGATTCGAGGCGGCGGTGCTCACCGACGAACACGGTGCGTACGCCCTCTGTGGAGTCCCCGAGAATCAACCCCTGCGCCTGCGCTATCTGACGAGCGATGGCGACGAGGAGCGAAGCGACGTGCGGGTTCCGGGCACCGGGGTGCTGCGCGTGGACGTCGCGGTGCGAGAGCGATAG
- the moaC gene encoding cyclic pyranopterin monophosphate synthase MoaC: MAADRPTHLDEAGRAQMVDVTGKDETVRRAVARGRIRMAPATLEALRSGSLEKGEAFAVARLAGIQAGKKTADLIPLCHALPGASVTVDLEPDDALPGVVVTAEARYRGRTGVEMEALTAVSVALLTLYDMAKALDRGMTMESVRLVSKEGGASGSWSAE, encoded by the coding sequence ATGGCCGCTGATCGCCCCACTCACCTCGACGAGGCCGGGCGCGCCCAGATGGTGGACGTCACCGGCAAGGACGAGACGGTTCGCCGCGCCGTCGCCCGTGGCCGGATCCGGATGGCCCCCGCCACCCTCGAGGCGCTGCGCTCCGGCTCGCTCGAGAAGGGCGAGGCCTTCGCCGTGGCGCGGCTCGCGGGCATCCAGGCCGGCAAGAAGACCGCCGACCTGATCCCGCTCTGCCACGCCCTGCCCGGCGCCTCCGTCACCGTCGACCTCGAGCCCGACGACGCGCTCCCCGGCGTGGTCGTCACCGCCGAGGCCCGCTACCGCGGCCGCACGGGGGTCGAGATGGAGGCCCTCACCGCCGTGTCGGTGGCGCTCCTCACCCTCTACGACATGGCCAAGGCGCTCGACCGCGGCATGACGATGGAGTCCGTGCGGCTCGTTTCGAAGGAAGGCGGCGCGAGCGGGAGCTGGAGCGCGGAGTAG
- a CDS encoding peptidoglycan DD-metalloendopeptidase family protein, translated as MSGAGRRGRSILLGAVGTLLLALPAAGQAGGPTLDQQIQASRQRLERIREERALLQAELQGVRGQVANVSAELINIERQLSASRSVLAELEFQTEATAERAEENTALLQATRDRLQRSGAALSSRLREIYKLGPLHTVRVLLGAESFADLLTRYRYLRLMAASDRSLVDKIGELEASLTEQDRELRESLRELSSLRARRSNEVASLRSVEQDRQSTLQRYQSTARVTNSRLDDLAADEARLANLMADLERSRAAAEAAEAVPATLSFDDRGGLEWPIDGAVIYRFGVQTRPNGTTLRWNGIGLSARPGEPVSAVREGTVVLAGPFEGYGPTVVVSHGEGFYTLYLYLEDIGVVQGRRIEAGQVVGTVGGQGTPEGPHIEFQIRAPSEAGVPTAQDPLGWLRSRGGDR; from the coding sequence ATGTCGGGTGCGGGACGACGCGGGCGATCGATCCTGCTCGGCGCGGTCGGGACGCTGCTCCTCGCCCTGCCGGCGGCGGGACAGGCGGGCGGGCCCACCCTCGATCAGCAGATTCAGGCGAGCCGTCAGCGACTCGAGCGCATTCGCGAGGAGCGGGCGCTGCTTCAGGCCGAGCTCCAGGGGGTGCGCGGGCAGGTGGCCAACGTGTCGGCCGAGCTGATCAACATCGAGCGGCAGCTCAGCGCGTCGCGCTCGGTGCTGGCCGAACTCGAGTTCCAGACCGAGGCCACCGCCGAGCGGGCCGAGGAAAACACCGCCCTGCTCCAGGCCACCCGCGACCGGCTGCAGCGCAGCGGCGCGGCGCTCTCCTCGCGGCTGCGCGAGATCTACAAGCTCGGCCCGCTCCACACCGTGCGGGTGCTGCTCGGCGCGGAGTCGTTCGCCGACCTGCTCACCCGCTACCGCTACCTGCGCCTGATGGCCGCCTCCGACCGCTCGCTGGTCGACAAGATCGGCGAGCTCGAGGCGTCGCTCACCGAGCAGGACAGGGAGCTGCGCGAAAGCCTGCGGGAGCTGTCGAGTCTGCGTGCGCGGCGGTCGAACGAGGTGGCGTCGCTGCGGTCGGTGGAGCAGGATCGCCAGTCGACGCTGCAGCGCTATCAGAGCACCGCGCGGGTGACCAACAGCCGACTCGACGACCTGGCGGCCGACGAGGCCCGGCTGGCCAACCTCATGGCCGACCTCGAACGCAGCCGCGCCGCGGCCGAGGCCGCCGAGGCCGTGCCCGCAACCCTGTCGTTCGACGATCGCGGCGGGCTGGAGTGGCCCATCGACGGCGCGGTGATCTACCGCTTCGGAGTTCAGACCCGCCCCAACGGCACGACCCTGCGCTGGAACGGCATCGGGTTGTCGGCGCGACCGGGCGAGCCCGTGTCGGCCGTGCGCGAGGGTACCGTGGTGCTGGCGGGTCCGTTCGAGGGCTACGGGCCGACGGTGGTGGTGAGCCACGGCGAGGGCTTCTACACCCTGTACCTCTACCTGGAGGATATCGGCGTGGTGCAGGGGCGGCGCATCGAGGCGGGCCAGGTGGTGGGCACGGTCGGCGGCCAGGGCACCCCCGAGGGTCCGCACATCGAGTTTCAGATCCGGGCGCCCTCCGAGGCGGGAGTGCCCACCGCGCAGGACCCGCTCGGGTGGCTGCGTTCGCGAGGGGGCGATCGATGA
- a CDS encoding ABC transporter permease: MSYAIREALAGFRRAPVLTGLAAGMVGLALFVVGLFGLVTHNLQVALDQIEARVEVVAYLHDDASAAEIEGAVLELRDQPEVSNVLYVSKDSALARARRDLQDFEEVFRGLESNPLPASLEVRLEDGSRGPETVELIASIAEVLPVVEDVQYGREWVDRLDTLRDVAGAASLALGLAFALVAALMIGTALRIAIFARRDEIYVMRLVGARDGFIRRPFVLEGFLTGLAGGLVAILLTAIAHRVVSQFLFDVVWLPFWWLAGGLLAGGVLGGLASIQAVRRHLREVN; the protein is encoded by the coding sequence GTGAGCTACGCCATTCGCGAGGCGCTCGCAGGCTTCCGGCGCGCGCCGGTGCTGACGGGACTCGCGGCCGGCATGGTCGGTCTCGCGCTCTTCGTGGTCGGGCTGTTCGGCCTCGTCACCCACAACCTGCAGGTGGCGCTCGATCAGATCGAGGCACGGGTGGAGGTGGTGGCGTACCTGCACGACGACGCGTCGGCGGCCGAGATCGAGGGCGCCGTGCTCGAGCTGCGTGACCAGCCCGAAGTGTCGAACGTGCTGTACGTCTCGAAGGACTCCGCGCTGGCCCGGGCCCGCCGCGATCTGCAGGACTTCGAAGAGGTGTTTCGCGGACTGGAGTCGAACCCCCTTCCCGCCTCGCTCGAGGTGCGCCTCGAGGACGGCAGCCGAGGGCCGGAGACCGTGGAACTGATCGCCTCCATCGCCGAGGTGCTTCCGGTGGTGGAAGACGTGCAGTACGGGCGGGAGTGGGTGGACCGACTCGACACGCTGCGCGATGTGGCCGGCGCCGCCTCGCTCGCGCTCGGGCTCGCTTTCGCCCTCGTGGCCGCGCTCATGATCGGCACCGCGCTGCGCATCGCCATCTTCGCCCGGCGCGACGAAATCTACGTCATGCGGTTGGTGGGTGCTCGCGACGGCTTCATCCGACGGCCCTTCGTGCTCGAGGGCTTCCTGACCGGTCTGGCGGGCGGGCTCGTGGCGATCCTGCTGACCGCGATCGCGCACCGGGTGGTGTCGCAGTTCCTCTTCGACGTCGTCTGGCTGCCCTTCTGGTGGCTCGCCGGGGGGCTGCTCGCGGGCGGCGTGCTCGGAGGGCTGGCCTCGATCCAGGCGGTGCGGCGACACCTGCGCGAGGTGAACTGA
- the ftsE gene encoding cell division ATP-binding protein FtsE: MIKLEKVSKEYPRRGHAVRGVTFEVQKGEFVFLTGHSGSGKSTTLRMIHLAERPSEGEVRVSGFSSDMVKDSDVWKLRRRVGMVFQDFRLLQGRTALENVAFALEVTASRSQDITARAQRLLSQVGLAAKSGALVHELSGGEQQRVAIARALVTDPVVLLADEPTGNLDERATRGIMDLFWDINAMGMAVVMATHDLEMVRSYPKARTLELDQGKLVYDSAAVGSRHGGAT, from the coding sequence TTGATCAAGCTCGAGAAGGTCTCCAAGGAGTATCCCCGACGGGGGCATGCGGTGCGGGGCGTCACCTTCGAGGTGCAGAAGGGTGAGTTCGTCTTCCTGACCGGGCATTCCGGCTCCGGAAAGAGCACCACGCTGCGCATGATCCACCTCGCGGAACGGCCCAGCGAGGGCGAGGTGCGGGTGTCGGGATTCAGCTCCGACATGGTCAAGGACTCCGACGTCTGGAAGCTGCGCCGGCGCGTGGGCATGGTGTTTCAGGACTTCCGGCTGCTCCAGGGACGCACGGCGCTGGAGAATGTGGCCTTCGCCCTCGAGGTGACCGCCTCGCGCAGCCAGGACATCACCGCCCGGGCGCAACGACTGCTGAGTCAGGTGGGGCTCGCCGCCAAGTCGGGCGCGCTGGTGCACGAGTTGTCGGGCGGAGAGCAGCAGCGGGTGGCGATCGCCCGCGCGCTCGTGACCGACCCCGTCGTTCTGCTCGCCGACGAGCCCACGGGCAACCTCGACGAGCGGGCCACCCGTGGCATCATGGACCTGTTCTGGGACATCAACGCCATGGGGATGGCGGTGGTGATGGCCACCCACGACCTCGAGATGGTGCGGTCGTATCCGAAGGCGCGCACCCTCGAGCTCGACCAGGGCAAGCTCGTCTACGACTCCGCGGCGGTCGGTTCGCGGCACGGAGGTGCCACGTGA
- the pdxA gene encoding 4-hydroxythreonine-4-phosphate dehydrogenase PdxA: MDAPIRLVVTTGDPRGIGPEVTRTALERVDRTGVEVQVLGAPLDGTPADHLETLGPFDGSEPSAGHVSRSAIEQAVDRIVRGEADALVTGPIHKPALRAAGVLEPGHTELLQRLTGAPRVGMLMAAESTRLGGALRVLLATTHLPLREVPERLTTALLESQIELLDDALRSWWGMERPRLALCAFNPHASDGGLFGDEEARVMAPAVAATRARGVAVEGPLPADTVFSRAIAGRFDAVVAPYHDVGMAAFKTASFGGGVNVTLGLPFPRTSPDHGTAFDIAGTGTADASSMLEALELAIRLARSRPPA; this comes from the coding sequence GTGGACGCACCCATCCGCCTGGTCGTCACCACGGGTGACCCCCGGGGCATCGGTCCCGAGGTCACTCGCACCGCCCTCGAGCGCGTCGACCGCACGGGGGTGGAGGTGCAGGTGCTGGGCGCCCCGCTCGACGGCACCCCGGCCGATCACCTCGAAACGCTCGGCCCCTTCGACGGCTCCGAGCCGTCGGCCGGCCACGTCTCGCGGTCGGCCATCGAGCAGGCCGTGGACCGCATCGTGCGCGGCGAGGCCGACGCCCTGGTCACCGGGCCGATTCACAAGCCGGCGCTGCGGGCCGCCGGGGTGCTCGAACCCGGCCACACCGAGCTGCTGCAGCGGCTCACCGGCGCACCGCGGGTGGGCATGCTGATGGCGGCCGAGTCCACCCGACTCGGCGGAGCGCTCCGCGTGCTCCTGGCCACCACCCACCTGCCCCTTCGGGAGGTGCCGGAGCGGCTGACGACGGCCCTTCTGGAGTCCCAGATCGAACTCCTGGACGACGCCCTGCGGAGCTGGTGGGGCATGGAGCGGCCGCGCCTCGCGCTGTGTGCCTTCAATCCCCACGCCTCGGACGGCGGGCTCTTCGGCGACGAGGAGGCCCGTGTCATGGCGCCGGCCGTGGCCGCCACCCGTGCGCGCGGGGTCGCGGTGGAGGGTCCGCTGCCGGCCGACACCGTCTTCTCCCGCGCGATCGCCGGGCGCTTCGATGCGGTCGTCGCCCCCTACCACGACGTGGGGATGGCGGCCTTCAAGACCGCTTCGTTCGGCGGGGGGGTGAACGTCACCCTCGGACTGCCCTTTCCCCGCACCTCGCCCGACCACGGCACGGCCTTCGACATCGCCGGCACCGGCACCGCCGACGCCTCGTCGATGCTCGAGGCGCTCGAACTCGCGATTCGGCTGGCGCGCTCCCGACCACCGGCCTAG
- a CDS encoding peptidylprolyl isomerase: MTAVVPRRWSLASFTGLFAVLLAPALAAGQQTPPPISFSIPGEPDALVDRVAAVAGDSLILLSEVTNEMVLLAAQGARFPEDPDSLKTAAREVLEQMINMQLLLQDAARDTLIQLDPAQTDARVQAQIDAVTQQIGGLSQFQAALAADGMTMPEYREMLRTRIEESLIRDLYLQQQARNLPPVAVTEAEMRELYDAQRASLQERPEILSLEQIVLPVEAPDSLWDRARMELDSAVQRILAGEDFADVAREMSDDTGSGANGGDLGWFRRGIMVPEFDGIAFSNLPDGRISPPFRTSFGWHVMRIDRRRPGEVRARHILIRPDAGSDDIGDTMARGREIAERLRAGESVDSLADEYGHDDQIPTAYPRVPREVIADELPPGYGTALANVSEGEVVEPFEIQGPYVVVLRVKEIREAGEFTFEDVEDQIRSRLAEQKNLDRIWQRLRDRAYVDIRF, from the coding sequence ATGACGGCTGTCGTCCCCCGTCGGTGGTCTCTGGCCTCCTTCACCGGGCTCTTCGCGGTGCTGCTCGCCCCGGCTCTCGCCGCGGGCCAGCAGACGCCCCCGCCGATCTCGTTCTCGATCCCCGGCGAGCCGGATGCGCTCGTGGATCGAGTGGCGGCGGTGGCCGGCGACTCGCTGATCCTGCTGAGCGAAGTCACCAACGAGATGGTGCTCCTCGCCGCGCAGGGTGCGCGCTTTCCGGAGGATCCGGATTCGCTGAAGACGGCCGCGCGCGAAGTGCTCGAGCAGATGATCAACATGCAGCTGCTGCTTCAGGACGCGGCGCGCGACACGCTGATCCAGCTCGACCCCGCCCAGACCGACGCGCGGGTGCAGGCTCAGATCGACGCCGTCACCCAGCAGATCGGTGGGCTCAGTCAGTTCCAGGCGGCACTCGCCGCCGACGGCATGACGATGCCCGAGTACCGCGAGATGCTGCGCACCCGCATCGAGGAGTCGCTGATTCGCGACCTCTACCTGCAGCAGCAGGCTCGGAACCTGCCCCCGGTGGCGGTGACCGAGGCCGAGATGCGCGAACTCTACGATGCGCAGCGCGCCTCGCTCCAGGAGCGCCCCGAGATTCTCTCGCTCGAGCAGATCGTGCTGCCCGTGGAGGCGCCCGACTCGCTCTGGGATCGCGCCCGGATGGAGCTCGACTCCGCGGTTCAGCGCATCCTCGCCGGTGAAGACTTCGCCGACGTCGCCCGCGAGATGTCGGACGATACGGGATCGGGCGCCAACGGCGGCGACCTCGGCTGGTTCCGCCGCGGCATCATGGTGCCCGAGTTCGACGGCATCGCCTTCTCGAATCTGCCCGACGGCCGGATCAGTCCCCCGTTCCGCACCAGCTTCGGCTGGCATGTGATGCGGATCGACCGTCGCCGCCCGGGAGAGGTTCGGGCGCGGCACATCCTGATCCGTCCCGACGCCGGGTCGGACGACATCGGCGACACCATGGCGCGCGGGCGCGAGATCGCCGAGCGGCTGCGGGCGGGCGAGTCGGTCGATTCGCTGGCCGACGAGTACGGTCACGACGACCAGATTCCCACGGCCTATCCGCGCGTGCCGCGCGAAGTGATCGCCGACGAGCTCCCGCCGGGCTACGGTACCGCGCTCGCCAACGTGTCGGAGGGCGAGGTGGTGGAGCCCTTCGAGATCCAGGGTCCGTACGTGGTGGTGCTTCGGGTGAAGGAGATCCGCGAGGCGGGAGAGTTCACCTTCGAAGACGTCGAGGACCAGATCCGCTCCCGGCTCGCCGAGCAGAAGAACCTCGACCGCATCTGGCAGCGTCTGCGCGACCGCGCCTACGTCGACATCCGCTTCTGA
- a CDS encoding peptidylprolyl isomerase → MKTFAMRAGTLAALLWVAACGDDTGSEGVLARAENHTFTVEEAVRLLAGQPDLPNEPQVVTALADLWVDYTLLARQLSQDSTLASLEVGPMLQGRLEQEMILALRDSVILADTVMTEDELRELFVTYAPGAQVRARHILFGFPLQATDAERDSVRAEAQAIRDRIAAGESFEDLARQYSQDPGSASSGGDLGFFRRDEMVEPFAVAAFELEPGELSEVVETPMGFHVIRTEEKETPAFEDVAPQFRQQMIQMRSVEAESLYVATMAEEAGLTIEDDVAEVVRRIVETPDIDLSRGARGRVLVRYQGGTLTVGELQTFMQAQLPEGRAQLAQQPDSVLVENVLQGLTQRELLVAEAEEQGFERTEAYVDSLSAAVKVQLREAAMVLGLAPIQPEGTESMEQAIDRTVEALLRRIVSGQQDVIPLGMVATGMRQSSRAQVFPMAAIAVVQGVARVRGPAPAPAASPIPAPTPGGAAGDGAGAAGGQTPDGGAGG, encoded by the coding sequence GTGAAGACGTTCGCGATGCGCGCCGGCACCCTCGCCGCCCTGCTCTGGGTGGCCGCCTGTGGAGACGACACCGGCTCGGAGGGCGTTCTCGCCCGAGCCGAGAATCACACCTTCACGGTGGAGGAGGCGGTCCGCCTGCTCGCCGGGCAGCCCGATCTGCCCAACGAGCCCCAGGTGGTGACGGCGCTGGCCGACCTCTGGGTCGACTACACGCTGCTCGCCCGGCAGCTCTCGCAGGACTCCACGCTCGCCTCGCTCGAGGTGGGGCCGATGCTGCAGGGCCGTCTCGAGCAGGAGATGATCCTGGCGCTGCGCGACTCGGTGATCCTGGCCGACACCGTGATGACCGAGGACGAGCTGCGCGAGCTCTTCGTCACCTACGCCCCCGGCGCGCAGGTGCGGGCGCGGCACATTCTCTTCGGCTTTCCCCTGCAGGCCACCGACGCGGAGCGCGACAGCGTGCGGGCCGAGGCGCAGGCGATCCGCGACCGGATCGCCGCGGGCGAGTCGTTCGAGGACCTCGCTCGCCAGTACTCGCAGGACCCCGGCAGCGCCTCGTCGGGCGGTGACCTCGGCTTCTTCCGGCGCGACGAGATGGTGGAGCCCTTCGCGGTGGCCGCCTTCGAGCTCGAGCCCGGGGAGCTGAGCGAGGTGGTGGAGACGCCGATGGGCTTCCACGTGATCCGCACCGAGGAGAAGGAGACGCCGGCCTTCGAAGACGTCGCGCCGCAGTTCCGGCAGCAGATGATCCAGATGCGCAGCGTCGAGGCGGAGTCGCTCTACGTGGCGACCATGGCCGAAGAAGCCGGCCTCACCATCGAGGACGATGTGGCCGAAGTGGTGCGCCGCATCGTCGAGACCCCCGACATCGATCTGTCGCGGGGCGCGCGCGGCCGCGTGCTGGTGCGCTACCAGGGCGGCACCCTGACGGTGGGCGAGTTGCAGACCTTCATGCAGGCGCAGCTCCCCGAGGGCCGGGCCCAGCTCGCGCAGCAGCCCGACTCGGTGCTCGTCGAGAACGTGCTCCAGGGGCTGACGCAGCGCGAACTGCTCGTGGCCGAGGCCGAGGAGCAGGGCTTCGAGCGTACCGAGGCGTACGTGGACTCCCTCTCGGCGGCGGTGAAGGTGCAGCTGCGCGAGGCGGCGATGGTGCTCGGGCTCGCCCCCATCCAGCCCGAGGGCACGGAGTCGATGGAGCAGGCGATCGACCGCACGGTCGAGGCGCTTCTCCGCCGCATCGTGTCGGGGCAGCAGGATGTGATTCCGCTGGGCATGGTGGCGACCGGCATGCGTCAGTCGAGCCGCGCGCAGGTGTTCCCGATGGCCGCGATCGCGGTCGTGCAGGGAGTGGCGCGGGTGCGCGGTCCGGCCCCGGCGCCGGCGGCCTCGCCCATTCCGGCCCCCACGCCGGGCGGAGCCGCGGGCGACGGCGCGGGTGCCGCCGGGGGCCAGACCCCCGACGGCGGTGCCGGCGGCTGA